The sequence AAGTCGGGCGCTGATGATGTTCTACAGAAGCCCTACAATCCGGCGGAGTTACTCGCGCGTATTGAGGCGATTATGCGTCGGTACGGTAATAATGATCTGCGTCTGCATGTTGGCTACCATCCCATCACGGTCGGCCCGCTGAGTCTCGATCCGGTTCGCCGCCGCGTGGTCATCAATGGTCGCAATGAACAAACCTTGACCGAGCGCGAGTTCCAGTTGCTGTACTATCTGGTGCAAAATGCCAGTTGCGTCCTTAGCACCCAGCAGTTGTTGCAGAAAGTCTGGGGCCTGGAAGATACGACAGACAGTAACCTGGTGCCTGTCTACATTGGGCGGCTGCGCCGCAAGATCGAAGCCGATCCGCTCAAACCCGCCCATATTGTGCGCGTCCGCGATCTGGGCTATACCTTTCGACCATGACAGGGGGCGTCCTCACCATCTGGCCGTGCTTCTGGGAGGGCTCTGCCCTCCCAGAAGTGTTTTTTAGTTGAACGGTCTGGCCGCACGGGCGCCAAAGGGGCGCTTACCTCGCGTCATTTCACGCTGCTCGCTCAGGCGGCAACCCCTACAGTCATTTCAACCACGTTAGTTCCGCCCTGGAAGGCAGACCCGGCTCGGATAATCTGGTGCGCCATGTCCAGCGCCGCGATGCCATCCTCACCACTCACCGCTGGTGGATGGCCATGACGCACCGCCTCGCAAAAGGCGCGTAGTTCCTCAAACAGCGGCTCACGTCGCTGTACCTTGAGGCGGATCATGCGCCCCTCACTGACCCCTATGGTCGCCAGTGTCGGCCAGTGCTTGCCCGCGCATTCGTCGTTCTCAAAAAAGGTCAGATCCTGGGTGAGATAGTTGGCGACAAACATCCCCCGCTCGCCCACGATGCTGAGTTCGCGGATCTTCGTCGGTGTCAGCCAGTTGATCTCGAGAATGCCGACAACGCCATTTTCGAAGCGCAGCACTGCCGAGAGCAGGTCTTCGTGGGAGCGATGCAGGTGGCGATGCAGTTCGACGTGCATCCGGCTGATCTTCGAGCCGAGAAGGTAGTTGAGAATATCCATCTCGTGTGTCGCCAGGTCAATCGCCACGCCGACGTCCATGATCCTTGCCGGGAATGGGCCAACCCGGCGCGCGGTGATCTGAAAGATATGGCCCAGTTCGTGCGCTTCAAGTTGCTGCTTGAGCGCGATGATCGCCGGGTTGAAACGCTCAATGTGTCCCACGGTGAGCAATACGCCCTTGCGCCGGGCAGCTTCCACCAGCGCGTATCCGTCGAGCACCGTCGCGGCGATCGGTTTCTCGATCAGCAGGGATACGCCGTGTTCGATCACGTCCTGCGCCACCTCGAAGTGATGTTTGGTCGGTACGACGATAGAAACCAGATCGAGGCGCTCTTCCTCCAGCATCTCCCGATAGTTTGTATAGGCCCGGCAGCGATACATATTGCCAACACGCGCTGCGGTGGTTGGATCGGTATCGCTGACCGCAGTGAGTTCGACTCCGTCCATGCTGGCATAGACGCGGGCGTGGTTCCGGCCCATGCTGCCGACACCGATAACGCCGGCGCGAAGTCGTGCATGCATAACAACCTCCAGACACGATGCACTGGTTGGATGATCCGTGCGTTCAGGCAGCGTGCAAACGCCTTGCGGCCTCAGTATGCTCCGTGACCCGAGATGACCACGGCAATGGTGCGATAGATAATGTACAGGTCGAGCCAGATCGAGTAATTGCGAATGTAGTGCATGTCCAGGCGCACACGCTCTTCGTAGCCTAGGTTGCTGCGCCCGCTGATCTGCCACAGGCCGGTAAGCCCCGGCCGCACGGTTACCAGGTTGTGACGCCAGCGTCCAAAGTGCCGCAGTTCGTCGGCCGTGATCATCCGTGGGCCGACCAGGCTCATTTGACCCAGGAGCACATTCACCAGTTGCGGCAATTCGTCAATGCTGGTGCGCCGCAGGAAGCGTCCGAGGCGCGTAACCCTGGGGTCATTTTGGAGTTTCCCGGTTTCTTCAAGTTCTTTACGCAGCTCAGGCGTTAACAACTTGTCGCCATCCACCCGCATGGTGCGGAACTTGAAGGCGTCAAAAGTCCGGTTGCCAACCCCCACGACCCGGCGGCGGTAAATAATTGGCCCCGGGCTGTCGAGACGCACAAGGATGGCAACAATAGCCAGCAGCGGGCTGAGGAGTATCAAGGCTGCCAGCGCTCCCCCCCGGTCTATAATTGTCTTCCACACCCCATGGAGGCCGGTAATGCGCGTCTTGTTAAGACCGAGCAGCGGCACGGAACCACGCTCGCGCACCTCTACTCCGACAGTCAGCAACTCAAAGATCCCTGGCGCCAGCAAGACGTCAAGCTGGCGTAGGGTCTCCATCGCGCCGCATACCGAAGGCAACCGCTCGCGCACCATCTCGGTGTCGGCAATGATTGCGCTATCTACCCCCGTATGCGTGACGATGGCTTCAAAGGCCGTAACCGGTCCGAGCACCGGCACACCCGGCAGCGCTTCCGTGCCCGGCGGCAGATGATCGTCAATGAAGCCGATGACCCGCATACCGCCCTGGCTTGAGGCGTTCAATTGCTCGGCAACTGCCCGGCCTTCGGCGTTGGCCCCTAGCACTACCGTGCGCTGGATCAGGCGTCCCTGTTCTCGGAGTGAGTACACGAGCCGTCGCGCAAGGAAGCGCCATCCTATGGTCATTGCCAGGACAGAGGCCCAGGCCAGCAGCAGCCATCCCCGCGCAATCACGAAGTCCGGCTGCAGGAACGTGAGGACGATAATCACCAGCACACCCACGGTACAGGCATTGAAAATGCGGGCGTATTCGGTTGTGCCTCCGAAGATGATATTAGGGTTGTACAGCCCATACATGGCAAAGAGCACAATCCACGATGG is a genomic window of Chloroflexaceae bacterium containing:
- a CDS encoding response regulator transcription factor, which produces MHILIASSDILYSRMTRFLLEDVGYTVQHEVDDQGMRQAFKTGHFDLLLLDEQCPEAGGYVLCGEARSLYHTPIIFLSQEQSVVQRVQALKSGADDVLQKPYNPAELLARIEAIMRRYGNNDLRLHVGYHPITVGPLSLDPVRRRVVINGRNEQTLTEREFQLLYYLVQNASCVLSTQQLLQKVWGLEDTTDSNLVPVYIGRLRRKIEADPLKPAHIVRVRDLGYTFRP
- a CDS encoding Gfo/Idh/MocA family oxidoreductase yields the protein MHARLRAGVIGVGSMGRNHARVYASMDGVELTAVSDTDPTTAARVGNMYRCRAYTNYREMLEEERLDLVSIVVPTKHHFEVAQDVIEHGVSLLIEKPIAATVLDGYALVEAARRKGVLLTVGHIERFNPAIIALKQQLEAHELGHIFQITARRVGPFPARIMDVGVAIDLATHEMDILNYLLGSKISRMHVELHRHLHRSHEDLLSAVLRFENGVVGILEINWLTPTKIRELSIVGERGMFVANYLTQDLTFFENDECAGKHWPTLATIGVSEGRMIRLKVQRREPLFEELRAFCEAVRHGHPPAVSGEDGIAALDMAHQIIRAGSAFQGGTNVVEMTVGVAA
- a CDS encoding sugar transferase, with amino-acid sequence MNNQMIDILAGQLFPAREARRNEWRWVLLGIGLGDALCVAGGFILAYVLRFFTDWAIFYPGDARLEFYATLIALLVPSWIVLFAMYGLYNPNIIFGGTTEYARIFNACTVGVLVIIVLTFLQPDFVIARGWLLLAWASVLAMTIGWRFLARRLVYSLREQGRLIQRTVVLGANAEGRAVAEQLNASSQGGMRVIGFIDDHLPPGTEALPGVPVLGPVTAFEAIVTHTGVDSAIIADTEMVRERLPSVCGAMETLRQLDVLLAPGIFELLTVGVEVRERGSVPLLGLNKTRITGLHGVWKTIIDRGGALAALILLSPLLAIVAILVRLDSPGPIIYRRRVVGVGNRTFDAFKFRTMRVDGDKLLTPELRKELEETGKLQNDPRVTRLGRFLRRTSIDELPQLVNVLLGQMSLVGPRMITADELRHFGRWRHNLVTVRPGLTGLWQISGRSNLGYEERVRLDMHYIRNYSIWLDLYIIYRTIAVVISGHGAY